A genome region from Gemmatimonadota bacterium includes the following:
- a CDS encoding DUF512 domain-containing protein: MRIEQVRPDSIAEHVGLVPGDRLIRINQARVRDSLDYRFWSSEDVLELDILQANGNRVLIDVEKDPDEDLGLSLHEPPYQACANKCVFCFIHQNPKGMRKAVYFQDEDVRLTFLYGNYVTLAFASDAYLDRIIVQRLSPIYVSVHATDPELRRMLLGAPKAKDVMPILRRLADGGILIETQIVLCPGLNDGPALRKTVDDLAELYPAVESISIVPVGLTAHRQGLYHLEPVTVDYARRMIDTVGAWQEELRERLGHPLVYLSDEWYLMSSTPFPPPSFYEDCPVVENGVGMVTQFETEMGEQTRSLPDRAAEPLRATLVTAELAQDVVRTSLVEPLNRVEHVEAKLVVAENTFFGPGITVSGLLTGRDILHALKDEEVGDRVYLPPNVLNDDGLLLDDMNLPGLSKRIGVPVDLFPGHVRDLPGLGGANG; this comes from the coding sequence ATGCGGATAGAACAGGTGCGTCCGGACAGCATCGCGGAACATGTCGGCCTGGTCCCCGGAGACCGGTTGATCCGGATCAATCAAGCCCGGGTCAGGGATTCCCTCGACTACCGGTTCTGGTCCAGCGAAGACGTGCTGGAGCTCGACATTCTCCAGGCCAATGGAAACCGCGTGCTGATCGACGTGGAGAAGGATCCGGACGAGGATCTCGGCCTGTCTCTCCACGAACCGCCCTACCAGGCCTGTGCGAACAAGTGCGTGTTCTGCTTCATCCACCAGAATCCGAAGGGCATGCGCAAGGCCGTGTACTTCCAGGACGAGGACGTGCGCCTCACGTTCCTCTACGGCAACTACGTGACGCTGGCCTTCGCCTCCGACGCGTACCTCGACCGGATCATCGTGCAGCGCCTGAGTCCGATCTACGTGTCGGTCCACGCTACGGACCCGGAACTGCGCCGGATGCTGCTGGGCGCGCCCAAGGCGAAGGACGTCATGCCCATCCTGCGGCGGCTGGCGGACGGCGGCATCCTGATCGAGACGCAGATCGTCCTCTGTCCCGGACTCAACGACGGCCCCGCGCTGCGAAAGACCGTGGACGACCTGGCCGAACTGTATCCGGCGGTGGAGTCGATCTCCATCGTGCCCGTCGGCCTCACCGCGCACCGCCAGGGACTGTATCACCTCGAGCCGGTCACCGTGGACTACGCCCGGCGCATGATCGATACGGTCGGCGCCTGGCAGGAGGAACTCCGCGAACGGCTCGGGCATCCGCTGGTGTATCTGTCCGACGAATGGTACCTGATGTCTTCCACGCCCTTTCCTCCGCCGTCCTTCTACGAGGACTGTCCCGTCGTGGAGAACGGCGTCGGCATGGTCACGCAGTTCGAAACCGAAATGGGCGAACAGACGCGTTCGCTTCCCGATCGGGCAGCCGAACCGCTCCGGGCGACGCTGGTCACGGCCGAACTGGCACAGGACGTGGTCCGGACGTCGCTTGTGGAACCCCTGAACCGGGTGGAGCACGTGGAAGCGAAGCTGGTCGTGGCGGAGAACACGTTCTTCGGCCCGGGGATCACGGTGTCGGGACTGCTGACCGGCCGGGATATCCTCCATGCGCTGAAGGACGAGGAAGTGGGCGACCGCGTGTACCTTCCGCCGAATGTGCTGAACGACGACGGCCTGCTGCTGGACGACATGAACCTGCCCGGCCTGAGCAAGCGGATCGGGGTGCCGGTGGATCTCTTCCCCGGACACGTGCGGGACCTTCCCGGACTGGGAGGAGCGAACGGTTAG
- the leuC gene encoding 3-isopropylmalate dehydratase large subunit: MPPKTMYEKVWDQHVVKEMPDGLTVLYIDAHLIHEVTSPQAFEGLRAAGRKLRRSDLTYATMDHNVPTTDRSLPMTDEIARLQVDMLARNCNEFGVPLYDLDSPRNGIVHVIGPELGITQPGRTMVCGDSHTSTHGAFGALAFGIGTSEVEHVMATQCLLQKRSRTFEIRVDGVLSEGVTAKDIILNIIRRTGTAGGTGTVIEYAGSTIRGLSMDERMTICNMSIELGARAGLIAPDDTTFEYLAGREFAPDGAAFDRAVAEWRGLATDDGAEFDERLALKADEIVPQVSWGTNPGMVTDVTGVVPDPVEMDSENDRRAAEKALSYMALEPNTSITDIEIDRVFIGSCTNSRLSDLRAAADVIKGRRVSPRVTALVVPGSHAVKRQAEAEGLDRVFLEAGFEWREAGCSMCLGMNPDILQPGERCASTSNRNFEGRQGRNGRTHLVSPAMAAAAAVAGHFVDVRDW, encoded by the coding sequence ATGCCTCCCAAAACCATGTACGAGAAGGTCTGGGACCAGCACGTCGTCAAGGAGATGCCCGACGGGCTCACCGTCCTGTACATCGACGCCCACCTGATCCACGAGGTGACCTCTCCGCAGGCTTTCGAAGGGCTGCGGGCCGCGGGCCGGAAGCTCAGGCGGTCCGACCTGACCTACGCCACGATGGACCACAACGTGCCCACCACCGACCGCTCCCTGCCCATGACCGACGAGATCGCGCGCCTGCAGGTGGACATGCTGGCCCGGAACTGCAATGAGTTCGGCGTGCCCCTGTACGATCTCGACTCGCCACGCAACGGGATCGTCCACGTGATTGGTCCGGAACTGGGCATCACGCAGCCGGGCAGGACCATGGTCTGCGGCGACAGCCACACGTCCACCCACGGCGCCTTCGGCGCGCTGGCCTTCGGCATCGGCACGAGCGAAGTCGAGCACGTCATGGCCACGCAATGCCTGCTCCAGAAGCGCTCCCGGACCTTCGAGATCCGCGTGGACGGCGTGTTGAGCGAGGGGGTGACGGCCAAGGACATTATCCTGAACATCATCCGCCGCACCGGTACGGCCGGGGGCACGGGCACGGTCATCGAGTACGCGGGCAGCACGATCCGCGGTCTTTCGATGGACGAAAGGATGACGATCTGCAACATGTCCATCGAACTGGGTGCGCGGGCCGGCCTCATCGCGCCGGACGACACGACCTTCGAGTACCTGGCGGGACGGGAGTTCGCCCCTGATGGCGCGGCGTTCGACCGGGCCGTGGCGGAGTGGCGGGGGCTGGCCACCGACGACGGGGCCGAATTCGACGAGCGACTCGCGCTCAAGGCGGACGAGATCGTACCCCAGGTGTCGTGGGGCACCAACCCCGGCATGGTGACGGACGTGACCGGCGTCGTGCCCGATCCCGTAGAGATGGACAGCGAGAACGACCGGCGCGCGGCCGAAAAGGCCCTCTCCTACATGGCGCTGGAACCCAACACGTCGATCACCGATATCGAGATCGACCGTGTCTTCATCGGCAGCTGTACCAATTCCCGGTTGAGCGACCTGCGGGCGGCCGCGGACGTCATCAAGGGCCGCCGCGTATCGCCGCGGGTGACCGCCCTGGTGGTGCCCGGGTCCCACGCGGTCAAGCGGCAGGCCGAGGCCGAGGGACTGGACCGTGTGTTCCTGGAGGCCGGCTTCGAATGGCGCGAGGCCGGTTGCAGTATGTGCCTGGGCATGAACCCGGACATCCTGCAGCCCGGCGAACGGTGCGCCAGCACCTCGAACCGCAATTTCGAAGGGCGGCAGGGCCGGAACGGACGCACGCACCTGGTCAGCCCGGCCATGGCCGCGGCGGCCGCCGTCGCCGGCCATTTCGTCGACGTGCGAGACTGGTGA